aattcCAGAGTTGTGAACCTCGACAAATGCGATATGATTATTAGCAAACTAGACCTGATTTTTCTGAAAGGAAATGAAGTATGCAACACCACTCACAACCGAATCCTAACCcctaattaacataaaaatattagttaaaatcattaaaacttgGTGGGggcataatttatcaaaaatagtgCTTAAGTGATTGACATTGTTATTTACAATGTGAATTGTGATGAGAAACAACCAGTTTAATTTgaagtaatttcaatgttaaagCGGTTGCGCAACGAAACTTTAACCTGCGATTGGTTGTAAAAAAGAGTGCTGAAACAACGCTGTAAGAGTCGTTGTATATGATGTTAATTTTAACAACTCAGCGAAACAGCTGTGAATTTGTCAGTCAAGAATAATTTGAAGgagaaaataataattaaatatctatTATACGAAAtgcattctttttatttttacagagCAACATAGAAACTCATTCCTATTTCCTTCCAACGACGACAGAAGAAGAGTAGTTCTCTTGAAGCAGGAAGCCGGAAAAGGTACTGTAATGTCCTCCCGCCATCGAAGCGTCAACGTCTATATTGTGAACAGAAATATCGTCTCCTTTTTGTAACTGAAGAACAATAGTCTGGCTTGTTGTGTCATAGCCCGCCTCGCCTCcgcttacatacaaaatactaACAGGCTGTCCGTTTTTGAAGAATTTAGCATGCGCATTCACATGGTACAGTGACATCAGAGTAACGGAAAAGACGTAGGTTCCGTCAACGGGGGCAACAAAGTTACCATTGTGGTTGTTATAGGCATTACCAAGGTTTGTTATGGCGTGGTCGAATACGTACGTTTGATTGACTCCGGCGTGTGTCACGTGATTTGTTATAGCAGCAAAGAAGGCGACCGGGTTCTCGTTTTCTGCGCGACGAAATCTGTTGCGCTCGTCTGCTTTACC
This Mercenaria mercenaria strain notata chromosome 17, MADL_Memer_1, whole genome shotgun sequence DNA region includes the following protein-coding sequences:
- the LOC128550117 gene encoding cerebellin-1-like is translated as MDFNIILVLCSIFVVSVAVDFGNDVPQETSGLSHLHGKDANLLQRLEFTEKLVQQLLGRVEYLEKREKDQQQENQNLRKQLGKADERNRFRRAENENPVAFFAAITNHVTHAGVNQTYVFDHAITNLGNAYNNHNGNFVAPVDGTYVFSVTLMSLYHVNAHAKFFKNGQPVSILYVSGGEAGYDTTSQTIVLQLQKGDDISVHNIDVDASMAGGHYSTFSGFLLQENYSSSVVVGRK